In one Halichondria panicea chromosome 4, odHalPani1.1, whole genome shotgun sequence genomic region, the following are encoded:
- the LOC135335461 gene encoding sacsin-like — translation MAERGSDKRKLSPQLSTPTSTETRYRLKQHEKLPQAQSQIIAQKSRDSPRLSMSTRSTGIKSSPLLKWKSKEDVALVKFILSTHVHSWPTRSVDSFWDSAALFVHQNSQEPLRSSFACSSRVRKVLSKYYATPKEAQTALMALTSKLPARVSSEPQALSISYGLQDKAANTSRSAHFKMAKSEAKSEAKSEQFGLRRPPLSVTIKGILERYPDGQIFKEMIQNADDAGATTVWFYVDERQHSTSNLPHPDLAIFQGPALVAANDACFTEEDWEGIQSLQQSIKAEDPFKVGRFGIGFNSVYHLTDLPMIVSGNRLACFEPQEKVWKGEVGQAFSLASLIDQSSDFITSLHGLAGFDKNSAQYQRTIFRLPLRTKASSLSDKIYNTQKLQLLLDALREEAKYLLLFLKSVCKIQVVHISQSGQHSISFCVEISPASLASVTSKRKLFMQQLRQAHSEQPYSISRVISFTATFSVIVTDNSHRKNQAGQSNWVIVNSVGSEDSTVQAAAAKQCTFPWVGTVLELGTSSVGGRIFCFLPMPMEATSGLPVHVNGTFGLNDERRTLKWPGIERRNDPTANWNKILVSQLLPPCYAMLLVDAKEYISRDQFYNAWPDVNIVNNQFSEILHPLFSELFQQAVVWTDTIPVVGNWILISQATFISEDSSLPSIVKRFLTNSSVYLVEVPSNIWRAMYHATVGVTEVSPMLVRSKLRTHTESYSNIDPIGKRVMLTYCLSDSCYNDLQGLNLLPLANSSFTNFDTTFKQQTVFLCSDDCPRSLLPNLDHLLVDVSDDTKLQQSLYSVAASQQTKLRLLTERYVARLLPQALPSSRNSLVSMPHFQIPSTWLQTFWNWLQEKNLHHFAEQLLVPCYISTSSSTRSFCLAPLSSVQDVIYVRRYSSCSSDLLSAIYKMNIRVCLQSEFSYIQHSQLTSYMKQVDVNNLLDAIGSTSNYNRVAFTAPEADSMRMFLVSSTYTPSTMRTNVLKNICIFSSASNSSEKLFSVNTTKSKSVARQVIVEPNKCAFNVSNLPSNLIILSRENYYQLQLLKSLHVPFLSDFKLLVNHVFPLIKNRTFPDHLIDKLMPEVLDMFQVLNSREYNMASYLQSLQFVKTTNGRKSPSKLFTPFDADISALYSGEDVFPQAPYNTKGRVQTLQTYGLCVAVTPQQVLDIIYTISCSCSSYPQRVDSIKLSRAKAVLKYISTSTFYIQTGGRYVVDYQSYTFSTALNYLATSRSWLPIVSDKPSSYPGEILWKGHGLNSHFISLSNSVVLSPSTENTIPCLVGSQVYIVCPAVADLIANMLPADSNNFSQNVVAHYKEILSHKDQLSADVINSLVLQVYDYMNSRGVSYLASLYSTTEWIYIKKERKFIAPDLVALKQNSTFKRDLEPYIYVLPDILSQYSTLFGSASRVAETVSQAQIVFVLKMIKYNVQANAIEQSDAWSMIMNILNWLTNDGNSNVPDEVMPEDVLIPVETESELPQLVQASEVVYTDNKFLKDYLQSSEEKDSYQFVHNHISASMAHNLGAVSLSEFLNTSEDTFEDAGQYEPLTTRLKNILRDYKDGLTIIKELLQNADDAEATEVNICYDTRQHETNPKKLFFSGMAEAHGPALIVHNNKSFSEDDFTNITKLAGATKANKVLKIGKFGIGFCSVYHMTDVPSFVSRDKLYIFDPTLSYLRKEIKNFSQPAKKIRFTSKFIANSRQLSPYDGLFGFDRSDYEGTIFRLPFRIHPSELSSTCYSNLIVQDLISAIKNSSSTLLLFLQHVRTITFQTISHGQSMPEILFKITRECIEVPIQLNAGTEIRELTCFDSLSNESNSRHWLVSQESETDDYSQQYFTASVSCPLGAPGSYSVDAEFQGEIFCFLPLSQKIGLPVHLSSNFAVINNRRGIWTSDEATSLTGSEVTWNVLLMQGVIPRAYHALLIALKGLKNNRYIKSYNFHVLWPQNEKLTQRNPWTYMISKLFALISSDQLFYSEYLKQWLHGYQSRFLVPGILCQLSSTPKCVIEVVKYLNQPIIDLPIIFHSYFNLKEVTIDEPAFTKLFFQNLSSLESILSTRSEVIQCMLELYAAEYDDETERSYLLNDYFKNYASIPCTPDGKVLRKCTEVVDRDADFAPLYDKSDSYFPSDELSERHLSRTALLKLGMISEAIPYDMLVERARSIPTRYYFDKTKALKCAKLVLSSCTKFEVLPKYAKSQSMSYQRASSGGLSSIPFLPVLPKPTGYLLPWKGDGHELLCGKDLMIVGNDMHRESTGITGINPNLAGSQVAFLNEAIVENGGCGYINKDSLFVMSIRKSPSMDEAIEQLAEIQRVFVSQPLTEELVETIDRMCHQVYGFLDKQLEPDLDSKESSSDYTQKDIQHLKVSSVWTGKQFVSKEVVGSGCTIDICTKYLQVYYRENV, via the exons ATGGCTGAACGTGGCAGTGACAAGAGAAAGCTATCTCCACAGTTGTCAACTCCTACCAGTACTGAAACTAGATATAGACTCAAGCAGCATGAGAAGCTACCCCAGGCCCAGAGTCAAATCATTGCTCAAAAATCCAGAGACTCACCTAGGCTCTCTATGTCGACTAGATCTACTGGCATAAAGTCATCACCATTACTGAAATGGAAATCTAAGGAAGATGTAGCTCTTGTAAAGTTTATTCTGTCAACACATGTCCATAGTTGGCCTACAAGGTCTGTTGATAGTTTCTGGGACTCAGCTGCTCTCTTTGTACACCAAAACAGCCAAGAACCATTGCGAAGCA GTTTTGCGTGTAGCTCTCGAGTGAGGAAGGTTCTCAGCAAATACTATGCAACACCAAAAGAAGCACAAACAGCCCTCATGGCGCTCACTTCTAAACTCCCTGCGAGAGTATCTTCAGAACCACAAGCTCTGAGTATCTCGTAT GGCTTGCAGGATAAAGCTGCCAATACATCGCGTTCAG CACACTTCAAGATGGCTAAGTCAGAGGCTAAGTCCGAGGCTAAGTCAGAGCAGTTTGGACTGAGAAGGCCTCCCCTGTCTGTTACTATAAAAGGCATCCTAGAGAGGTACCCTGACGGACAAATTTTCAAG GAAATGATCCAGAATGCCGATGATGCTGGAGCTACAACAGTGTGGTTCTATGTTGACGAGAGACAGCATAGCACTTCCAACCTCCCTCATCCTGACTTGGCCATATTCCAAGGCCCTGCTCTTGTAGCTGCCAATGATGCCTGTTTTACAGAAGAAGACTGGGAGGGAATACAGAGCTTGCAGCAGAGTATCAAAGCGGAGGACCCCTTCAAAGTTGGAAGGTTTGGGATTGGATTCAACTCTGTCTATCATCTCACAG ACCTCCCAATGATTGTAAGTGGAAATCGCTTAGCTTGTTTTGAACCTCAAGAAAAGGTTTGGAAAGGTGAAGTTGGGCAGGCATTCAGTTTGGCTAGCCTTATTGACCAGTCATCTGATTTTATTACTTCACTCCATGGCTTGGCCGGTTTCGATAAAAATTCAGCCCAATATCAACGGACTATCTTCCGACTGCCATTACGCACAAAAGCATCCAGTCTCTCGGACAAAATATACAACACTCAAAAGCTACAACTACTCCTCGATGCTCTTAGAGAGGAGGCCAAGTATTTGCTTCTGTTTTTGAAGTCAGTATGCAAGATCCAAGTAGTGCACATCTCACAGAGTGGTCAGCACAGCATATCATTCTGTGTGGAAATAAGTCCAGCTAGTTTAGCATCAGTTACTTCCAAGCGTAAATTGTTCATGCAGCAACTTCGGCAAGCTCATTCTGAACAGCCATACTCGATTTCCCGTGTAATTTCGTTCACAGCTACCTTCTCTGTAATTGTGACTGACAACAGTCATAGGAAGAACCAAGCTGGCCAGAGCAATTGGGTGATAGTTAACAGTGTCGGATCAGAGGACTCTACAGTACAAGCAGCTGCAGCCAAACAGTGTACATTTCCTTGGGTCGGCACAGTTTTGGAGTTAGGTACTAGTTCCGTTGGGGGTCGAATATTTTGTTTCCTTCCTATGCCAATGGAGGCTACGTCTGGACTACCGGTTCATGTCAACGGAACATTTGGGCTGAACGACGAAAGACGTACTTTAAAGTGGCCGGGAATTGAGAGAAGAAACGATCCTACAGCAAACTGGAACAAGATTCTTGTTAGTCAGCTCCTCCCACCTTGTTATGCTATGCTTCTAGTAGATGCTAAAGAGTACATTTCTCGTGATCAGTTCTACAATGCCTGGCCTGATGTGAATATTGTAAACAACCAGTTTTCTGAGATTCTCCATCCTTTGTTCAGTGAATTGTTTCAGCAAGCAGTTGTTTGGACTGACACAATTCCAGTTGTTGGGAACTGGATTCTCATCTCTCAAGCAACCTTTATCAGTGAAGACAGTAGTCTTCCCTCCATTGTGAAACGATTTCTCACCAATTCTTCTGTGTATCTAGTCGAAGTCCCTTCAAACATATGGAGAGCCATGTATCACGCTACAGTTGGTGTCACAGAGGTATCTCCCATGTTAGTTCGCTCCAAACTTCGGACACACACTGAAAGTTATTCTAACATTGACCCAATTGGCAAGAGGGTGATGTTGACGTACTGCCTCTCCGACAGTTGCTACAACGATCTCCAAGGTTTGAATCTTCTACCCCTAGCAAATAGTAGCTTCACTAACTTTGATACGACTTTCAAACAGCAGACAGTTTTCCTTTGCTCAGATGATTGTCCACGATCCCTGCTCCCTAACTTAGACCACTTACTTGTCGACGTATCAGATGATACAAAGCTTCAACAAAGTCTATATTCTGTGGCTGCTAGTCAACAGACAAAGCTCCGGCTCCTCACTGAGAGATATGTTGCTCGTCTTCTTCCCCAGGCTCTACCCTCAAGTAGAAACAGTCTGGTGTCCATGCCCCACTTTCAGATTCCCTCCACTTGGCTTCAAACGTTCTGGAATTGGCTGCAAGAGAAAAATCTTCACCATTTTGCTGAGCAGCTTCTAGTTCCTTGCTACATATCTACCTCCAGCTCAACAAGAAGCTTTTGCCTTGCTCCCCTTAGCAGCGTGCAGGATGTGATTTATGTCCGCAGGTATTCGTCTTGCTCTAGCGATTTGCTCTCTGCTATCTACAAAATGAACATCAGAGTTTGCCTACAAAGTGAATTTAGCTATATACAGCACAGCCAACTTACATCGTACATGAAGCAGGTAGACGTAAACAACTTGTTAGATGCCATAGGATCAACGTCAAATTACAATCGAGTTGCCTTCACAGCACCGGAAGCTGATAGCATGAGAATGTTTCTTGTATCTAGCACATATACACCTTCTACAATGAGAACTAATGTCTTAAAGAATATTTGCATATTCTCATCTGCTTCAAACTCATCAGAAAAACTTTTTTCTGTGAACACAACAAAATCGAAATCAGTAGCAAGACAGGTTATAGTAGAACCTAACAAATGTGCTTTCAATGTTTCAAACCTGCCTTCAAACCTAATTATTCTGTCCCGAGAAAACTACTATCAGCTGCAGCTATTGAAATCCCTACATGTCCCGTTTCTGTCTGATTTCAAACTTCTTGTCAATCATGTGTTTCCGCTCATTAAAAACAGGACTTTTCCTGACCATCTCATTGACAAGCTAATGCCGGAAGTGTTGGACATGTTCCAAGTCCTCAACTCCAGAGAGTACAATATGGCCAGTTACCTGCAGAGCTTACAATTCGTAAAAACAACTAATGGACGAAAGAGTCCTTCTAAACTATTCACTCCTTTTGATGCTGATATTTCGGCTCTGTATAGCGGAGAAGATGTATTCCCTCAGGCTCCTTACAACACGAAAGGAAGAGTTCAAACTTTACAAACCTATGGTCTCTGTGTCGCAGTCACCCCACAACAAGTCCTTGACATTATTTACACCATCAGTTGTTCTTGCAGCTCATATCCACAACGTGTTGACAGCATAAAGCTGAGCCGGGCCAAGGCAGTGCTTAAATACATAAGCACATCTACTTTTTATATCCAAACAGGTGGAAGGTATGTAGTAGATTATCAAAGCTATACCTTCTCGACTGCTCTCAACTATCTAGCTACTAGCCGGAGCTGGCTCCCAATAGTCAGTGATAAGCCGTCCAGTTATCCTGGAGAGATTTTATGGAAAGGACACGGCCTCAACTCACATTTTATCTCTTTGAGCAATTCGGTGGTTTTATCACCTTCAACAGAAAACACTATTCCCTGCCTAGTGGGCTCACAGGTCTACATTGTATGCCCTGCAGTTGCCGATCTAATTGCCAATATGTTACCAGCTGACTCTAACAATTTCTCACAGAATGTGGTCGCTCACTATAAAGAGATACTCTCGCACAAGGATCAGCTCTCTGCTGATGTTATAAACTCACTTGTTCTTCAAGTGTATGACTACATGAATAGTCGAGGTGTCTCCTATCTTGCTTCGTTGTACTCTACCACAGAATGGATTTATATCAAGAAAGAGAGGAAGTTTATAGCACCAGATTTAGTAGCTTTAAAACAAAACTCCACCTTCAAGCGTGATCTTGAACCGTACATCTACGTTCTACCTGACATCCTGTCTCAATATTCAACACTCTTTGGCTCAGCTTCTAGAGTCGCAGAGACTGTTAGTCAAGCCCAGATCGTATTCGTTCTCAAAATGAtcaaatacaatgtacaagctAATGCTATTGAACAATCAGATGCCTGGAGTATGATCATGAACATTCTAAACTGGCTCACAAACGATGGAAATAGTAACGTTCCTGACGAAGTCATGCCAGAAGATGTTCTGATACCAGTAGAGACTGAGTCTGAATTGCCTCAGCTAGTTCAAGCTTCGGAGGTTGTGTACACGGACAATAAATTCCTCAAGGATTACCTGCAATCGTCAGAAGAAAAGGACTCCTACCAATTTGTGCATAACCACATCTCTGCTAGCATGGCACATAACCTTGGTGCAGTTTCATTGTCAGAGTTTTTGAATACTTCTGAGGACACTTTTGAAGATGCTGGTCAATACGAACCACTCACAACTCGATTGAAGAATATTCTCCGAGACTACAAAGATGGACTCACTATTATCAAGGAACTACTGCAGAACGCTGATGATGCAGAAGCTACTGAAGTGAACATTTGCTATGACACTAGGCAGCATGAAACAAATCCAAAGAAACTATTTTTCTCAGGAATGGCAGAAGCTCATGGTCCTGCGTTAATTGTTCATAACAACAAGAGTTTTTCTGAAGATGATTTTACTAACATCACAAAGTTAGCTGGAGCAACCAAGGCCAACAAAGTGTTAAAGATTGGCAAGTTTGGAATTGGTTTTTGTTCAGTATACCACATGACAGATGTACCGTCATTTGTTAGTCGAGACAAACTATATATCTTTGATCCAACACTATCCTATCTAAGAAAAGAGATAAAAAATTTTTCTCAGCCAGCCAAGAAAATTCGTTTCACGAGTAAGTTCATTGCGAATTCGCGTCAGCTCTCACCTTATGATGGCTTGTTTGGATTTGATCGTTCTGATTACGAAGGGACAATATTTAGACTTCCATTCAGGATACACCCTAGTGAGCTTAGTTCTACCTGCTATTCAAATTTAATAGTCCAGGACCTTATATCTGCCATTAAGAACAGTAGCTCAACTCTATTGCTTTTTCTACAGCACGTGAGAACTATTACATTCCAAACAATCAGCCATGGACAAAGCATGCCAGAGATTTTGTTTAAAATCACTCGAGAGTGTATTGAAGTACCTATTCAACTCAATGCTGGTACTGAGATTAGAGAACTAACTTGCTTCGATTCTCTCTCCAATGAATCAAACAGCCGTCATTGGCTGGTATCACAAGAAAGTGAGACTGATGATTACTCCCAACAATACTTCACTGCATCAGTCTCCTGCCCACTGGGCGCTCCTGGTAGCTACAGTGTGGATGCAGAATTCCAAGGAGAGATATTTTGTTTCCTACCCCTCTCTCAGAAGATTGGCCTACCAGTGCATTTAAGTAGCAACTTTGCTGTGATCAATAATCGCAGGGGGATCTGGACCTCAGACGAAGCCACCTCACTTACAGGCAGTGAAGTCACTTGGAATGTTTTACTAATGCAAGGGGTAATTCCAAGAGCTTATCATGCACTTTTGATAGCATTGAAAGGATTGAAAAACAACCGTTATATCAAGAGCTATAATTTCCATGTTTTGTGGCCGCAAAATGAAAAATTAACCCAGCGTAATCCATGGACGTATATGATATCAAAACTGTTTGCACTGATTTCATCTGACCAACTATTTTACTCGGAATACCTGAAACAATGGTTACATGGCTATCAAAGTAGATTTCTTGTTCCTGGAATCTTGTGTCAATTATCTTCAACTCCTAAATGTGTTATTGAAGTTGTTAAGTATCTAAACCAGCCAATTATTGATCTACCCATCATATTCCATTCTTATTTCAATTTAAAAGAAGTTACAATTGATGAACCTGCTTTCACTAAACTGTTTTTCCAAAACTTGAGCTCTCTTGAGTCAATTCTCAGCACTCGCTCTGAAGTCATTCAGTGCATGCTTGAGCTGTATGCAGCTGAGTATGATGATGAAACAGAACGGAGCTACTTGTTAAATGATTATTTCAAGAATTATGCCTCCATACCATGCACACCGGATGGAAAAGTCCTCAGAAAATGCACTGAAGTTGTTGACCGTGATGCAGACTTTGCCCCCCTGTATGATAAGTCTGATAGCTATTTTCCTAGTGACGAACTATCAGAAAGGCATCTTTCTAGGACAGCATTACTTAAACTTGGCATGATTAGTGAAGCTATTCCATATGATATGCTTGTGGAGCGTGCTCGTAGTATTCCGACTCGGTATTATTTCGACAAAACCAAAGCGTTAAAGTGTGCAAAACTTGTTCTGTCATCATGCACTAAATTTGAAGTCTTGCCAAAGTACGCTAAATCTCAAAGTATGTCATACCAAAGAGCCAGCAGTGGGGGGCTATCCTCCATTCCGTTTTTACCAGTGCTCCCAAAACCGACAGGATACCTTCTTCCATGGAAAGGAGATGGGCATGAACTTCTGTGTGGTAAAGACTTGATGATTGTAGGCAATGATATGCATAGAGAAAGCACCGGTATCACCGGTATCAATCCTAATCTTGCTGGGTCTCAAGTTGCATTTTTGAATGAAGCTATTGTTGAAAATGGAGGCTGTGGGTATATTAACAAAGACAGTCTTTTCGTGATGAGCATACGGAAGTCACCTTCCATGGATGAAGCTATTGAACAACTTGCTGAAATACAACGAGTTTTTGTATCTCAACCCCTCACAGAAGAATTGGTGGAAACCATTGATAGAATGTGCCACCAAGTGTATGGTTTCCTTGACAAACAACTTGAACCTGATCTTGATTCAAAAGAGAGTTCATCAGATTATACTCAGAAGGATATTCAGCACTTGAAAGTATCATCTGTATGGACTGGTAAGCAGTTTGTGAGTAAGGAGGTTGTTGGAAGTGGCTGTACCATTGATATCTGTACAAAATACCTGCAAGTATATTATCGAGAAAACGTTTGA